In the Streptomyces fradiae ATCC 10745 = DSM 40063 genome, one interval contains:
- a CDS encoding helix-turn-helix transcriptional regulator, which translates to MDGIEVDDDDAVAIVHETFDGVLTCHRGRHFLDVSESGVNAIEAAHRIVVRLRRSLPALKLVRTDPDLVGVSDIAERVGRTRQNVQQWVNGERRQDQPPFPDPEGIAGRSPVWRWGDVNAWLAMFGEGDEVRPPTREEALTIDYLLPKWQRTLDDGLPLVHFAAAETGDGRDEERETVQRLLEGTLALPGVLERISAFPVPRTEWQRLTVVCAVLTDRLSSVVSRIGHDEVWAVLAFQGAESELRLQPVGTAKAPGAVPVSRLGLGRDATVGDLLLVQTNGPDGSTVTPITPVGLD; encoded by the coding sequence GTGGACGGAATCGAGGTGGATGACGACGATGCCGTCGCCATCGTCCACGAAACCTTCGATGGGGTATTGACCTGCCATCGGGGTCGGCACTTCCTGGATGTCTCCGAGAGTGGGGTCAACGCGATCGAGGCTGCCCACCGCATCGTCGTACGGCTACGCAGATCCCTGCCCGCCCTCAAGCTGGTGCGTACCGACCCTGACCTGGTCGGGGTCTCGGACATCGCGGAGCGTGTCGGTCGTACACGGCAGAACGTCCAGCAGTGGGTGAACGGCGAGCGGCGGCAGGACCAGCCGCCCTTCCCGGACCCCGAGGGGATCGCCGGACGCTCACCGGTTTGGCGCTGGGGAGATGTCAATGCCTGGCTCGCCATGTTCGGCGAGGGTGACGAGGTGCGGCCACCCACCCGTGAAGAAGCCCTGACCATCGACTACCTGCTGCCCAAATGGCAGCGCACCCTAGATGACGGCCTGCCCCTAGTGCACTTCGCCGCCGCCGAGACCGGGGACGGCCGTGACGAGGAGCGGGAGACCGTCCAGCGGTTGCTGGAGGGCACGCTGGCGTTGCCTGGCGTGTTGGAGCGGATCTCCGCATTCCCCGTGCCCAGGACGGAGTGGCAGCGGCTTACCGTCGTGTGCGCGGTCCTCACCGACCGGCTGAGCAGCGTAGTGTCCCGCATCGGTCACGACGAGGTGTGGGCGGTCCTCGCCTTTCAGGGAGCCGAGAGCGAGCTACGGCTCCAGCCGGTCGGTACGGCGAAGGCTCCGGGCGCGGTCCCCGTTTCCCGCCTCGGCCTCGGCCGTGACGCGACGGTCGGAGACCTCCTGCTCGTTCAGACGAACGGTCCCGACGGCAGCACGGTCACACCTATCACCCCGGTTGGCCTGGACTGA
- a CDS encoding ATP-binding protein, with the protein MPAPQAQAAVTVSVFVQRFSATRRGARLARRLATHRLDRWHLPYGSRASDTVTLVVAELAANAVLHGRVPGRDFELRLTYDRSAGLVRVEVSDTHPARPQPPEAAPEPAPEPAADAEGGRGLLLVAAVADRWGVAERTGPGKTVWAECPVHDSGDACPVRR; encoded by the coding sequence ATGCCAGCTCCACAAGCCCAAGCGGCCGTAACCGTAAGTGTGTTCGTCCAGCGCTTCTCCGCCACGCGCCGCGGCGCGCGCCTCGCCCGCCGGCTCGCCACGCACCGGCTCGACCGGTGGCACCTGCCCTACGGCAGCCGCGCCTCCGACACCGTCACCCTCGTCGTGGCCGAGCTCGCGGCCAACGCGGTCCTCCACGGCCGCGTGCCGGGGCGCGACTTCGAGCTGCGGCTGACGTACGACCGGTCGGCGGGGCTGGTCCGCGTCGAGGTGTCGGACACCCACCCGGCGCGCCCGCAACCGCCCGAAGCGGCGCCCGAGCCGGCGCCCGAACCGGCCGCGGACGCCGAGGGCGGCAGGGGCCTGCTCCTCGTGGCGGCCGTCGCCGACCGCTGGGGCGTTGCCGAGCGGACGGGGCCCGGCAAGACCGTGTGGGCCGAGTGCCCGGTCCATGATTCGGGCGACGCGTGTCCCGTTCGACGGTAG
- a CDS encoding helix-turn-helix domain-containing protein, with translation MRAEHGGGGNGGANGTEAELSDSLRTFGAVLKALREEAGLTQEEFAPRVRYSAAYVAKIEQGKRFPPADLPARAEEVLGPVATKVLTAAARSLTRRAVLASWFRQWAEIEEDAISLYAYECRAIPGLLQPEAYIRAIFDRRLPPASEEQIEREVASRLDRQQLISANQNTAFSFVIEECVVARRMGGRDVTRQVIDRLLEMSARRNVEIQIMATVQEDHCGIDGQMYLAETAAHQWLGYTEGQRSSSLICAPKDVSVLLQRYGKLRSQALDCRATVTLLERMRGAL, from the coding sequence ATGAGGGCGGAGCACGGCGGGGGCGGGAACGGCGGCGCGAACGGCACGGAGGCGGAGCTGTCCGACAGCCTCAGGACCTTCGGCGCGGTCCTGAAGGCGCTGCGCGAGGAGGCCGGCCTGACGCAGGAGGAGTTCGCGCCGCGGGTGCGGTACTCGGCCGCGTACGTCGCCAAGATCGAGCAGGGGAAGCGGTTCCCCCCGGCGGACCTGCCCGCGCGGGCGGAGGAGGTCCTGGGCCCGGTCGCCACCAAGGTCCTCACGGCTGCGGCGAGAAGTCTCACGCGGAGGGCGGTGCTCGCCTCTTGGTTCCGGCAGTGGGCGGAGATCGAGGAGGACGCGATCTCCTTGTACGCCTACGAATGCCGCGCGATTCCGGGGCTGCTGCAGCCCGAGGCATACATCCGGGCAATCTTCGACCGGCGATTGCCGCCTGCCTCTGAGGAGCAGATCGAACGTGAGGTCGCGTCCCGACTGGATCGGCAGCAGCTCATCTCCGCCAACCAGAACACCGCGTTCAGCTTCGTCATCGAGGAGTGCGTCGTAGCCCGGCGCATGGGCGGTCGCGACGTCACCAGGCAGGTCATTGACCGCCTACTTGAGATGAGCGCGCGGCGCAACGTCGAGATCCAGATCATGGCCACCGTCCAGGAGGACCACTGCGGCATCGACGGTCAGATGTACCTCGCGGAGACAGCAGCTCATCAGTGGCTCGGCTACACCGAAGGCCAGCGGTCGAGCAGCCTCATCTGTGCACCCAAGGATGTAAGTGTCCTGCTCCAGCGCTATGGCAAGCTGCGTTCCCAAGCCCTGGACTGTCGGGCTACCGTGACGCTGCTGGAACGGATGCGAGGAGCGCTATGA
- a CDS encoding DUF397 domain-containing protein has product MTTAHELNWVKSSYSGSENDNCVEVAVRPTAVHIRDSKDQRIRPIAVTPTAWAAFTALAAQETPHG; this is encoded by the coding sequence ATGACTACCGCCCACGAGCTGAACTGGGTCAAGAGCAGCTACAGCGGCAGTGAGAACGACAACTGCGTCGAGGTCGCCGTACGCCCCACGGCCGTCCACATCCGGGACTCCAAGGACCAGCGCATCCGCCCGATCGCCGTCACACCGACCGCCTGGGCCGCCTTCACGGCACTCGCGGCCCAGGAGACCCCGCACGGCTGA
- a CDS encoding TldD/PmbA family protein encodes MPHDIDEAFLALPLRALADAALARARALGAEHADFRFERVRSASWRLRDARPAGSSDTTDLGYAVRVVHGGAWGFASGVDLTMDAAAKVASQAVAMAKLSARVIAAAGSDERVELADEPVHADRTWVSSYEIDPFDVPDADKAGLLAEWSARLLRADGVAHVDASLLTVHENKFYADTAGTVTTQQRVRLHPQLTAVAVDASSGEFESMRTLAPPAGRGWEYLTGTGWDWDAELEEIPALLAEKMRAPSVEAGRYDLVVDPSNLWLTIHESVGHATELDRALGYEAAYAGTSFATFDQLGTLRYGSSAMNVTGDRTAEHGLATIGYDDEGVEAQSWDLVKDGVLVGYQLDRRIARLTGLGRSNGCAFADSPSHVPVQRMANVSLLPEPGGLSTEDLIGGVERGVYVVGDRSWSIDMQRYNFQFTGQRFFRIENGRLAGQLRDVAYQATTTEFWGSLEKVGGPQTYVLGGAFNCGKAQPGQIAAVSHGCPSALFRGVNILNTAQEGGR; translated from the coding sequence GTGCCCCATGACATCGATGAGGCGTTCCTCGCCCTGCCCCTGCGGGCGCTCGCGGACGCGGCGCTCGCGCGGGCGCGGGCGCTGGGCGCCGAGCACGCCGACTTCCGGTTCGAGCGGGTGCGCAGCGCCTCGTGGCGGCTGCGGGACGCCCGGCCCGCCGGGTCGTCGGACACGACGGACCTCGGCTACGCGGTGCGGGTGGTGCACGGCGGCGCCTGGGGGTTCGCGTCGGGCGTGGACCTGACCATGGACGCCGCCGCGAAGGTCGCCTCCCAGGCGGTGGCCATGGCGAAGCTGTCGGCGCGGGTGATCGCGGCGGCGGGCAGTGACGAGAGGGTGGAGCTGGCGGACGAGCCGGTGCACGCGGATCGGACGTGGGTCTCGTCGTACGAGATCGACCCGTTCGACGTGCCGGACGCCGACAAGGCGGGGCTGCTCGCGGAGTGGAGCGCCCGGCTGCTGCGGGCGGACGGGGTGGCGCACGTGGACGCGTCGCTGCTGACCGTCCACGAGAACAAGTTCTACGCCGACACGGCCGGCACGGTCACCACGCAGCAGCGGGTGCGGCTGCACCCGCAGCTCACGGCGGTCGCGGTGGACGCGTCGAGCGGTGAGTTCGAGTCGATGCGGACGCTGGCGCCGCCGGCCGGGCGCGGCTGGGAGTACCTGACCGGCACCGGCTGGGACTGGGACGCCGAGCTGGAGGAGATCCCGGCGCTGCTGGCCGAGAAGATGCGGGCGCCGAGCGTGGAGGCGGGCCGGTACGACCTGGTCGTCGACCCGTCGAACCTGTGGCTGACGATCCACGAGTCGGTCGGGCACGCCACCGAGCTGGACCGGGCGCTCGGGTACGAGGCCGCGTACGCGGGCACGTCGTTCGCCACCTTCGACCAGCTCGGCACCCTGCGGTACGGGTCCTCCGCGATGAACGTGACGGGCGACCGCACGGCCGAGCACGGGCTGGCGACGATCGGGTACGACGACGAGGGCGTCGAGGCGCAGTCGTGGGACCTGGTGAAGGACGGGGTGCTGGTCGGCTACCAGCTGGACCGGCGGATCGCGCGGCTGACGGGTCTGGGGCGGTCCAACGGGTGCGCGTTCGCGGACTCGCCGTCGCACGTGCCGGTGCAGCGGATGGCGAACGTGTCGCTGCTGCCGGAGCCGGGCGGCCTGTCGACGGAGGACCTGATCGGCGGCGTCGAGCGGGGCGTGTACGTGGTCGGCGACCGGTCGTGGTCGATCGACATGCAGCGGTACAACTTCCAGTTCACCGGGCAGCGCTTCTTCCGCATCGAGAACGGCCGGCTCGCCGGGCAGCTGCGGGACGTGGCGTACCAGGCGACGACGACGGAGTTCTGGGGCTCGCTGGAGAAGGTGGGCGGGCCGCAGACGTACGTCCTGGGCGGGGCGTTCAACTGCGGCAAGGCCCAGCCGGGCCAGATCGCTGCCGTCTCGCACGGCTGCCCCTCCGCCCTGTTCCGGGGCGTGAACATCCTGAACACGGCCCAGGAGGGCGGGCGATGA
- a CDS encoding metallopeptidase TldD-related protein has protein sequence MSRVSKPYEIVERALELSRADGCVVLADEHSSANLRWAGNALTTNGVTRGRTLTVVATVDGAEGTASGVVSRSAVTAGELEPLVRAAEAAARAAGPAEDAQPLVGGVPESAGFREAPAETSSAVFDAFAPALGEAFGRARAGGRELYGFASHELTSTYLGTSTGLRLRHDQPNGTLELNAKSPDRGRSAWAGRATRDFADVDPLAMDDELARRLEWARRRVELPAGRYETLLPPTAVADLLIYQQWSAAARDAVEGRTVFSRPGGGTRVGERLASLPLTLRSDPAEPGLESAPFVIAHASGDDASVFDNGLPVEPVDWIKEGRLERLVTTRHTAALTGSPMAPGAGNLVLDGGGGRSLEEMVASTGRGLLLTCLWYIREVDPATLLLTGLTRDGVYLVEDGEVVAEVNNFRFNESPVDLLGRASEAGRTERTLPREWGDWFTRAAMPPLRVPDFHMSSVSQGV, from the coding sequence ATGAGCCGTGTGAGCAAGCCGTACGAGATCGTCGAGCGGGCGCTGGAGCTGTCCCGCGCCGACGGGTGCGTGGTCCTCGCGGACGAGCACTCCTCCGCGAACCTGCGCTGGGCGGGGAACGCCCTGACCACCAACGGTGTGACCAGGGGCCGCACCCTGACGGTCGTCGCGACCGTCGACGGCGCCGAGGGAACGGCCTCCGGGGTGGTGTCCCGCTCGGCGGTGACCGCCGGGGAGCTGGAGCCGCTGGTGCGCGCGGCGGAGGCGGCGGCGCGAGCGGCGGGGCCCGCCGAGGACGCGCAGCCGCTGGTCGGCGGGGTGCCGGAGTCGGCGGGCTTCCGGGAGGCGCCGGCGGAGACGTCGTCCGCGGTGTTCGACGCGTTCGCCCCGGCGCTGGGCGAGGCGTTCGGCCGGGCCCGCGCCGGGGGCCGGGAGCTGTACGGCTTCGCCAGCCACGAGCTGACCTCCACGTACCTGGGCACGTCGACGGGGCTGCGGCTGCGGCACGACCAGCCGAACGGGACGCTGGAGCTGAACGCCAAGTCGCCGGACCGCGGGCGGTCGGCGTGGGCGGGCCGCGCGACGCGGGACTTCGCGGACGTGGACCCGCTGGCGATGGACGACGAGCTGGCGCGCCGCCTGGAGTGGGCGCGGCGCCGGGTGGAGCTGCCCGCGGGCCGGTACGAGACGCTGCTGCCCCCGACGGCCGTGGCCGACCTGCTGATCTACCAGCAGTGGTCGGCGGCGGCGCGGGACGCGGTGGAGGGCCGGACGGTCTTCTCCCGGCCGGGGGGCGGCACCCGCGTCGGGGAGCGGCTGGCGTCGCTGCCGCTGACGCTGCGCAGCGACCCGGCGGAGCCCGGCCTGGAGTCGGCGCCGTTCGTGATCGCCCACGCGTCGGGCGACGACGCGTCGGTGTTCGACAACGGGCTGCCGGTGGAGCCGGTCGACTGGATCAAGGAGGGCCGGCTGGAGCGGCTGGTCACGACCCGGCACACCGCCGCGCTGACCGGTTCGCCGATGGCGCCGGGCGCGGGGAACCTGGTCCTGGACGGCGGGGGCGGCCGGTCGCTGGAGGAGATGGTCGCCTCGACCGGGCGGGGGCTGCTGCTGACGTGCCTGTGGTACATCCGCGAGGTGGACCCGGCGACGCTGCTGCTGACCGGTCTGACCAGGGACGGCGTGTACCTGGTCGAGGACGGCGAGGTGGTGGCCGAGGTGAACAACTTCCGGTTCAACGAGTCGCCGGTGGACCTGCTGGGCCGGGCGTCGGAGGCGGGGCGCACGGAGCGGACGCTGCCGCGCGAGTGGGGCGACTGGTTCACGCGGGCCGCGATGCCGCCGCTGCGGGTGCCGGACTTCCACATGAGTTCGGTGAGCCAGGGCGTGTGA
- the tyrS gene encoding tyrosine--tRNA ligase: MTDIVDELKWRGLFAQSTDEDALRKALADGPVTFYCGFDPTAPSLHVGHLVQVLTMRRLQLAGHRPLALVGGATGQIGDPKPTAERTLNSPETVAAWVERVRSQIEPFLVFEGGNAATMVNNLDWIGGMSPIEFLRDVGKHFRVNKMLNKDSVARRLESEQGISYTEFSYQLLQGMDFLELYRRHGCVLQQGGSDQWGNLTAGLDLIHRLEPDAHVHALATPLMTKADGTKFGKTEGGAVWLDPEMTTPYAFYQFWLNVDDRDISRYMRILSFRSREELEELEAVTEERPQARTAQRALAEELTTLVHGAEQCAAVIAASKALFGQGELAELDEATLAAALSELPRARVAEAGLVVDLFAETGLAPSKSAARRTVKEGGAYVNNVKVTAEDAAVAAGDLLHGRWLVLRRGKRNLAAVEVAAG; this comes from the coding sequence GTGACGGACATCGTCGACGAGCTCAAGTGGCGCGGGCTGTTCGCCCAGTCCACCGACGAGGACGCCCTGCGCAAGGCTCTCGCGGACGGTCCGGTCACGTTCTATTGCGGCTTCGACCCGACCGCCCCCAGCCTGCACGTGGGCCACCTGGTGCAGGTGCTCACCATGCGCCGGCTCCAGCTCGCGGGGCACCGCCCGCTGGCGCTGGTGGGCGGGGCGACCGGGCAGATCGGCGACCCCAAGCCGACCGCCGAGCGGACGCTGAACTCTCCGGAGACGGTCGCCGCGTGGGTGGAGCGGGTGCGCTCGCAGATCGAGCCGTTCCTGGTCTTCGAGGGCGGCAACGCCGCGACGATGGTCAACAACCTCGACTGGATCGGCGGGATGTCCCCCATCGAGTTCCTGCGGGACGTCGGCAAGCACTTCCGGGTCAACAAGATGCTGAACAAGGACTCGGTGGCCCGGCGCCTGGAGTCCGAGCAGGGCATCAGCTACACGGAGTTCTCCTACCAGCTCCTCCAGGGCATGGACTTCCTGGAGCTGTACCGGCGGCACGGCTGCGTCCTCCAGCAGGGCGGCAGCGACCAGTGGGGCAACCTCACGGCCGGGCTCGACCTGATCCACCGCCTGGAGCCGGACGCGCACGTGCACGCGCTGGCGACCCCGCTGATGACGAAGGCGGACGGCACCAAGTTCGGCAAGACCGAGGGCGGCGCCGTCTGGCTGGACCCGGAGATGACCACGCCGTACGCGTTCTACCAGTTCTGGCTGAACGTGGACGACCGGGACATCTCGCGCTACATGCGCATCCTCAGCTTCCGGAGCCGCGAGGAGCTGGAGGAGCTGGAGGCGGTCACCGAGGAGCGCCCGCAGGCCCGTACGGCGCAGCGCGCGCTGGCCGAGGAGCTGACGACGCTGGTGCACGGCGCGGAGCAGTGCGCCGCCGTGATCGCGGCGTCGAAGGCGCTGTTCGGGCAGGGCGAGCTGGCGGAGCTGGACGAGGCGACGCTGGCGGCGGCCCTGTCGGAGCTGCCGAGGGCGCGGGTCGCGGAGGCCGGGCTGGTGGTGGACCTGTTCGCCGAGACCGGTCTCGCGCCGAGCAAGTCGGCGGCGCGGCGCACGGTGAAGGAGGGCGGCGCCTACGTGAACAACGTGAAGGTGACGGCCGAGGACGCCGCGGTCGCGGCCGGTGACCTGCTGCACGGGCGGTGGCTCGTGCTGCGGCGCGGCAAGAGGAACCTGGCGGCGGTCGAGGTCGCGGCCGGCTGA
- a CDS encoding GlsB/YeaQ/YmgE family stress response membrane protein, which produces MGWLWAIIVGFVLGLLAKAILPGKQHSPLWLITIFGIIGGLVGNALAGAFGIESTPGIDWGRHALQVIAAVVLVALGDMLYVSLRGKRERA; this is translated from the coding sequence ATGGGCTGGTTGTGGGCGATTATCGTGGGATTCGTGCTGGGCCTGCTGGCCAAGGCCATTCTTCCGGGCAAGCAGCACAGCCCACTCTGGCTGATCACCATCTTCGGCATCATCGGCGGCCTCGTCGGCAACGCCCTGGCGGGCGCCTTCGGCATCGAGTCGACCCCCGGCATCGACTGGGGCCGGCACGCGCTCCAGGTCATCGCCGCCGTGGTCCTGGTCGCGCTCGGCGACATGCTCTACGTGTCCCTGCGCGGCAAACGCGAACGCGCCTGA
- a CDS encoding DUF3099 domain-containing protein, translating to MRKHGGAQVFTITGARQGLADDVRGRQRRYVISMSVRTLSVIAAAALWNVERHVAIVALVLGAVLPYVAVVIANAGRETTPKLPSTFVSTPPVAYRALEAPGSGADDGTPGPEEAGAGAGPASGEPEGGSREPGGKAREPRSGGGGAGKSSDQ from the coding sequence ATGCGGAAGCACGGCGGCGCCCAGGTCTTCACGATCACGGGCGCCCGGCAGGGGCTGGCGGACGACGTCCGCGGCCGGCAGCGGCGGTACGTGATCTCGATGTCGGTCCGCACACTGTCGGTGATCGCGGCGGCGGCGCTGTGGAACGTCGAGCGGCACGTGGCGATCGTGGCGCTCGTGCTCGGCGCCGTCCTGCCGTACGTGGCCGTGGTCATCGCGAACGCCGGACGGGAGACCACCCCGAAGCTGCCGTCCACCTTCGTGTCGACTCCCCCGGTGGCGTACCGGGCGCTGGAGGCGCCGGGGTCCGGAGCCGACGACGGGACGCCCGGACCCGAGGAGGCCGGGGCCGGTGCCGGGCCCGCGTCCGGGGAGCCCGAGGGCGGGTCCCGGGAGCCCGGAGGCAAGGCCCGGGAACCGAGGAGCGGGGGCGGCGGAGCCGGGAAAAGCTCGGATCAATAG
- the moaA gene encoding GTP 3',8-cyclase MoaA yields MLIDTYGRVATDLRVSLTDRCNLRCTYCMPEEGLQWLGKPDLLTDDEIVRLVRIAVTDLGVTEVRFTGGEPLLRPGLVSIVERCAALAPRPRMSLTTNGIGLKRTAAALKAVGLDRVNVSLDTLRPDVFKALTRRDRHHDVLEGLAAARDAGLTPVKVNTVLMPGLNDDEAPDLLAWAVAHDYELRFIEQMPLDAQHGWKRDGMITAGDILTSLRTRFTLTPEAGEERGSAPAERWVVDGGPHRVGVIASVTRPFCRACDRTRLTADGQVRTCLFAREETDLRGALRSGAPDGEIARLWRQAMWGKKAGSGLDDPEFLQPDRPMSAIGG; encoded by the coding sequence GTGCTCATCGACACCTACGGCCGTGTCGCCACCGACCTCCGGGTCTCGCTCACGGACCGGTGCAACCTGCGCTGCACGTACTGCATGCCCGAGGAGGGCCTGCAGTGGCTCGGCAAGCCCGACCTCCTCACGGACGACGAGATCGTCCGCCTCGTCCGGATCGCCGTCACCGACCTCGGCGTCACCGAGGTCCGCTTCACCGGCGGCGAGCCCCTGCTGCGGCCGGGCCTGGTCTCCATCGTCGAGCGGTGCGCCGCCCTCGCACCGCGTCCGAGGATGTCGCTGACCACCAACGGCATCGGCCTCAAGCGCACCGCCGCCGCCCTCAAGGCGGTCGGCCTCGACCGCGTCAACGTCTCCCTCGACACGCTGCGCCCCGACGTCTTCAAGGCCCTCACCCGCCGCGACCGCCACCACGACGTGCTGGAGGGCCTGGCCGCCGCCCGCGACGCCGGGCTCACCCCGGTCAAGGTCAACACCGTCCTGATGCCCGGACTCAACGACGACGAGGCACCCGACCTGCTCGCCTGGGCCGTCGCCCACGACTACGAGCTGCGGTTCATCGAGCAGATGCCGCTCGACGCCCAGCACGGCTGGAAGCGCGACGGCATGATCACCGCCGGGGACATCCTCACGTCCCTGCGGACCCGCTTCACCCTCACCCCGGAGGCCGGGGAGGAGCGCGGCTCCGCGCCCGCCGAGCGGTGGGTCGTCGACGGCGGACCGCACCGCGTCGGCGTGATCGCCTCCGTCACGCGCCCCTTCTGCCGGGCCTGCGACCGCACCCGGCTCACCGCCGACGGCCAGGTCCGCACCTGCCTGTTCGCACGTGAGGAGACCGACCTGCGCGGAGCGCTGCGCTCCGGCGCCCCGGACGGGGAGATCGCCCGTCTCTGGCGGCAGGCCATGTGGGGGAAGAAGGCGGGCTCGGGGCTGGACGACCCGGAGTTCCTCCAGCCCGACCGGCCGATGTCAGCGATCGGCGGCTGA
- a CDS encoding solute symporter family protein — protein sequence MSTPLALTAPLAASGAASEHRPLIITLFGLFVVATLIITVWAGRQTRSAADFYAGGRQFTGFQNGLAISGDYMSAASFLGIAGAIALFGYDGFLYSIGFLVAWLVALLLVAEPLRNSGRYTMGDVLAYRMRQRPVRTAAGTSTIVVSIFYLLAQMAGAGVLVSLLLGITSDAGKIAIVALVGVLMIVYVTIGGMKGTTWVQMVKAVLLIAGTLLITFLVLMKYGFNISELLGKAAENSGKGAAFLEPGLKYGVSATSKLDFISLGIALVLGTAGLPHILIRFYTVPTAKAARKSVNWAIGIIGAFYLMTIALGFGAAAIVGPAEITASNKAGNTAAPLLALHVGGADSAGGAILLAVISAVAFATILAVVAGLTLASSSSFAHDIYANVIRRGRATEQEEVRAARWATVLIGVVSIALGALARDLNVAGLVALAFAVAASANLPTILYSLFWKRFTTRGALWSIYGGLTTSVVLVLFSPVVSGKAGSMFPAVDFAWFPLENPGLVSIPLGFLLGWLGSLLSKERPDEGKYAELEVKSLTGVGAH from the coding sequence ATGAGCACCCCCCTCGCCCTGACCGCCCCGCTCGCCGCCTCCGGCGCCGCGAGCGAGCACCGGCCGCTGATCATCACCCTCTTCGGCCTCTTCGTCGTCGCGACCCTGATCATCACGGTGTGGGCCGGCCGGCAGACCAGGAGCGCCGCCGACTTCTACGCCGGCGGGCGGCAGTTCACCGGCTTCCAGAACGGCCTCGCCATCTCCGGCGACTACATGTCCGCCGCCTCGTTCCTCGGCATCGCCGGCGCCATCGCCCTCTTCGGGTACGACGGCTTCCTCTACTCGATCGGCTTCCTCGTCGCCTGGCTGGTCGCCCTGCTGCTCGTCGCCGAGCCGCTGCGCAACTCCGGCCGGTACACGATGGGTGACGTCCTCGCGTACCGGATGCGCCAGCGGCCCGTCCGCACCGCCGCCGGCACCTCCACCATCGTCGTGTCGATCTTCTACCTGCTGGCGCAGATGGCCGGCGCGGGCGTCCTGGTGTCCCTGCTGCTCGGCATCACCAGCGACGCCGGCAAGATCGCCATCGTGGCCCTGGTCGGCGTCCTGATGATCGTGTACGTGACGATCGGCGGGATGAAGGGCACCACCTGGGTGCAGATGGTCAAGGCGGTCCTCCTCATCGCGGGCACCCTGCTCATCACCTTCCTCGTCCTGATGAAGTACGGCTTCAACATCTCGGAGCTGCTCGGCAAGGCCGCCGAGAACAGCGGCAAGGGCGCCGCCTTCCTGGAGCCCGGCCTCAAGTACGGCGTCAGCGCCACCTCGAAGCTGGACTTCATCTCACTCGGCATCGCCCTGGTCCTCGGCACCGCCGGGCTGCCGCACATCCTCATCCGCTTCTACACGGTCCCCACCGCCAAGGCCGCCCGGAAGTCGGTCAACTGGGCCATCGGCATCATCGGCGCCTTCTACCTGATGACGATCGCGCTCGGCTTCGGCGCCGCCGCCATCGTCGGCCCGGCCGAGATCACCGCCTCCAACAAGGCGGGCAACACCGCGGCCCCGCTGCTCGCCCTGCACGTCGGGGGCGCAGACTCGGCGGGCGGCGCCATCCTGCTCGCCGTCATCTCGGCCGTCGCGTTCGCCACGATCCTCGCGGTCGTCGCCGGCCTGACCCTCGCCTCGTCCTCGTCGTTCGCCCACGACATCTACGCCAACGTCATCCGCAGGGGCCGGGCGACCGAGCAGGAGGAGGTGCGCGCCGCCCGCTGGGCGACCGTCCTCATCGGCGTCGTCTCCATCGCCCTCGGCGCCCTCGCCCGCGACCTCAACGTCGCCGGGCTCGTCGCCCTCGCCTTCGCGGTGGCCGCCTCCGCCAACCTGCCGACGATCCTCTACAGCCTCTTCTGGAAGCGCTTCACCACCCGGGGCGCCCTGTGGTCGATCTACGGCGGCCTGACCACCTCCGTCGTCCTGGTCCTGTTCTCCCCGGTCGTCTCCGGCAAGGCCGGCTCGATGTTCCCGGCCGTGGACTTCGCGTGGTTCCCGCTGGAGAACCCGGGCCTCGTCTCCATCCCGCTCGGCTTCCTCCTCGGCTGGCTCGGCTCCCTGCTGTCGAAGGAGCGGCCGGACGAGGGCAAGTACGCGGAGCTGGAGGTCAAGTCCCTCACCGGTGTCGGGGCGCACTGA
- a CDS encoding DUF485 domain-containing protein, which produces MAIEAPPPTEGAGTAPVQPSTESFVRTQRSEEFGELRRAHRSFAFPLTVAFIAWYLLYVLLSNYAGGLMGTKVVGHINVALVLGLAQFATTFLIAWFYARHAAAKLDPRADAIRGRMENEQHAEAGA; this is translated from the coding sequence GTGGCCATCGAAGCACCGCCGCCCACCGAGGGCGCCGGCACCGCCCCCGTCCAGCCGTCGACGGAGTCGTTCGTGAGGACCCAGCGGAGCGAGGAGTTCGGCGAACTGCGCCGCGCCCACCGCTCGTTCGCCTTCCCCCTCACCGTCGCCTTCATCGCCTGGTACCTGCTCTACGTGCTGCTCTCCAACTACGCGGGCGGCCTGATGGGCACCAAGGTGGTGGGCCACATCAACGTGGCGCTCGTGCTGGGCCTCGCCCAGTTCGCGACGACGTTCCTCATCGCCTGGTTCTACGCACGGCACGCGGCCGCGAAGCTCGACCCGCGCGCCGACGCCATCCGCGGCCGCATGGAGAACGAGCAGCACGCGGAGGCCGGCGCATGA